A genome region from Candidatus Hinthialibacter antarcticus includes the following:
- the cysC gene encoding adenylyl-sulfate kinase, whose protein sequence is MSASERPCKYEGFTLWFTGLSGAGKSTISDVLVKEFAKRGIKHEVLDGDVVRTNLSKGLGFSKEDRDINIRRIGFVCNLLSRNGVVAIAAAISPYRAVRDENRALITNFVEVYVNASLEVCEGRDVKGLYKKARSGEIKEFTGVSDPYEEPKNPEIEVLTDKQTPEESAEQILQKLRELNYIEW, encoded by the coding sequence ATGAGTGCAAGCGAACGTCCATGCAAATATGAAGGATTTACCCTCTGGTTCACAGGTTTATCAGGAGCCGGAAAAAGCACCATCAGCGATGTGTTGGTCAAAGAATTCGCCAAGCGCGGCATCAAACATGAAGTGCTTGACGGCGACGTGGTGCGAACCAACCTGAGCAAAGGCTTAGGATTTTCAAAAGAAGACCGCGACATCAACATTCGCCGCATCGGCTTTGTCTGTAACCTGCTCAGCCGCAACGGCGTTGTTGCGATTGCCGCCGCGATCTCTCCGTACCGCGCAGTTCGCGATGAGAACCGCGCTTTGATTACCAATTTCGTCGAAGTTTACGTCAATGCGTCCCTGGAAGTCTGCGAAGGACGCGACGTGAAAGGCTTGTACAAGAAAGCCCGCTCTGGAGAGATCAAGGAATTTACTGGCGTCTCTGATCCCTACGAAGAGCCGAAAAATCCCGAAATTGAAGTTCTCACCGATAAACAAACGCCGGAAGAGAGCGCAGAACAAATTCTTCAAAAATTGCGTGAACTCAACTATATCGAGTGGTAA